The segment ACTTACAAAAGTTATCAGTATTTAGACAAAGTCTAAATAGTTTTTTTATAACTATTCTCCATGCTTGCGTTAAAAATAAGATGCTGATGTTGGATCATTAAAATAATTAAATTTTGTAGTTATGAGATTCTTTCAATATTTCAAAAATCTTTAATAACAGCTTGATTTGGATCATTCATTATATTCCAAATGCGGCAATTGGCAGGGCTTGGGAACATACAAAACGAGGTGTTGGGTTGTATGATTGGTTATGATTTGCGCCTGACACGTCAGTCTCTCGTCGGGTTGGAGGCGGCCTTGTGTCGCAAATTTGTATTCAGCGGCAGTGAGTTCGCTCAGCAGTTCTGCCCCTTCGAGTACGCGCACACGGCAGGTTGTACACCGACCTTTGCCGCCACAAGCAAACATAAAATCTTGGCCAGCGGCTTGCAAACCCTGCAAAATTGTATGTTGCGAATTTTCAAAGGTAAATTCCTTGTGCTTTAAATTCTTTATCACTACTTTTGGCATACAGCTCTAATATTGTGTTTTTGCTTTAAGAATTATATTTTTTTTACTAATCGTAATCGCGCCTTAATACATGGAAAACAAGCTCAACCGACAAGGACTTTTGGCCTATGGGCAACAATTTTCGGATAAAGTTTTGAATGATTTTTTTCAACAAAATGAAAAAGTAACTGGCGGGCAACTGCTCGAATTTACGCCAATCCGTCAAGTTAACTTAATGCTTATCAAGAATTTATACGAAAAATGGCAAGCTGAAACCCGCCGTCTTCAAAGTCCGTATTTCGACTACTCTGCCGAAAGTGTACAAGAGGCCTTACGCAATTTTATGAATACACTTTCACAAAATATTGCGGTGGCTAAAGCTGATTTTCAGCCACTTTTGGAGCAGTCCGTACACGAAAGTTTGTTGTTGGCTTTGCTTCCTGCCGAATATTTTGAATCAGAACTTAATCTTTTGTCCGAAACTAAACTCAGTCCGCAGCGCGTAAAAGAGTTGGGCAAATATATACAATATAATAAGGTGCTACTTGATGCCGTACAAGCTGACATCGAAGCTTTTCATGTGAAGCAAGTAGCTACGGGCGAATTGGTAAAAGCCATTGCCAAGAAAAAAGAAGTGTTGGCTGATAAGTGCATGACGCTTGCGCAATTGGTAGCCGAATTTGCACCCATTGTTCCGCTTACCGAGTCGGATTTGCTCGTGCCTGAGCCGCCACCTGCACCAGTTACTCCACCAGCACCGACTGCCCCTGCCAACTTTTTTGAAGCGCAATTTGCAGCCGAGCCGCCAACAGTAAATACGCCAGAGCCTGCGGTAGCACCAGAGCCGCCTAAAGTGAAAGAAGTTGCGCCTGCACCTATGGCAGCCGCCTCTATTCCCGATTGGTTCGATTTGCCTGCGGCCAATACGCCTGCACCGCAACGCATCGCGGATTTGTCTTTGAGCGAGGATAAAAGCTTGATCGAAACGTTCACGAAAGATGCCACACTCAACGACGTACTCAAGCAAGAAGCACAAACCGCCGAATCT is part of the Flexibacter flexilis DSM 6793 genome and harbors:
- a CDS encoding 2Fe-2S iron-sulfur cluster-binding protein, which gives rise to MPKVVIKNLKHKEFTFENSQHTILQGLQAAGQDFMFACGGKGRCTTCRVRVLEGAELLSELTAAEYKFATQGRLQPDERLTCQAQIITNHTTQHLVLYVPKPCQLPHLEYNE